In Candidatus Binatia bacterium, one DNA window encodes the following:
- a CDS encoding glycosyltransferase family 2 protein: protein MSATHEENPPTLSVVVVNWNGAAYLGDCLESVSRPGREVLVVDNGSTDDSASLVQRRFPEVRWLANRDNLGYARAANRGLREARGEHVLFLNPDARANDEAIAAALAVLAERPDVGLVGVAVRDAEGRLTPTVEPFFSLAALRRPWVRRVRAPRGPGPVAIDWCHGAFLLGRRAELLALGGYDEAYFLYAEDMDLCFRMHASGRGVVYLPDVSIVHEGNAAGRELYGERRAAAIFASCLIFHRRHRGAAATLVLRAAATLAFAARTAFYRVTGSPLAERYAALTAVALRGRLDPERPAAAPPRPAVAAAGER from the coding sequence GTGAGCGCGACGCACGAGGAGAACCCGCCGACGCTCAGCGTGGTGGTCGTGAACTGGAACGGCGCCGCGTACCTCGGCGACTGCCTCGAGAGCGTCAGCCGTCCGGGTCGCGAGGTGCTGGTGGTCGACAACGGCTCGACCGACGACAGCGCCTCGCTCGTGCAGCGCCGCTTTCCCGAGGTGCGCTGGCTCGCGAACCGCGACAACCTGGGCTACGCGCGCGCCGCGAACCGCGGCCTGCGCGAGGCGCGCGGCGAGCACGTGCTCTTCCTGAACCCCGACGCGCGCGCCAACGACGAGGCGATCGCTGCAGCGCTCGCCGTGCTCGCCGAGCGTCCGGACGTCGGGCTGGTCGGGGTCGCCGTGCGCGACGCCGAGGGACGCCTGACGCCGACCGTCGAGCCGTTCTTCTCGCTCGCGGCGCTGCGCCGACCGTGGGTGCGGCGCGTGCGGGCGCCGCGGGGACCCGGGCCGGTCGCGATCGACTGGTGCCACGGCGCCTTCCTGCTTGGACGGCGCGCGGAGCTCCTCGCGCTCGGCGGCTACGACGAGGCGTACTTCCTCTACGCCGAGGACATGGACCTCTGCTTCCGCATGCATGCCTCCGGCCGCGGCGTCGTCTATCTGCCTGACGTGTCGATCGTGCACGAGGGCAACGCGGCCGGACGGGAGCTCTACGGCGAGCGCCGGGCGGCGGCGATCTTCGCGAGCTGCCTGATCTTCCACCGCCGCCACCGCGGCGCCGCGGCGACCCTCGTGCTGCGTGCGGCGGCGACGCTCGCCTTCGCGGCGCGCACGGCGTTCTACCGCGTGACCGGCTCGCCGCTCGCCGAGCGCTACGCGGCGCTCACCGCGGTCGCGCTGCGCGGCCGGCTCGATCCCGAGCGTCCGGCGGCGGCGCCGCCGAGGCCGGCGGTCGCCGCGGCGGGGGAGAGATGA
- a CDS encoding glycosyltransferase family 2 protein, producing the protein MSSEVPAALTVGVLCRADEPALERTLRSLAVAAAKLADAGREVRFVVCVNGPSRGPALDAARAFAAQEPRWQTSVVVDGRADKARAWNLVRQSCTTPLIAFSDADVEVAPDALVRLVAALEAEPEVQIASARQVARLDGPGVGAVARAAALPYRFDFQVVGGRLYVMRTAAIERMPEGLLLEDGWLSATLGNEKLRTVADAEVYFHPAGTLPDYFRERLRTEAGKIQIREQRRNAGIPQRPIARYPWRRLADGLRVTDAPLVVLNLAVRLSARAVAELAARRGRRIAWAPIASSKAPRPEVPTS; encoded by the coding sequence ATGAGCAGCGAGGTCCCCGCCGCGCTCACGGTCGGCGTGCTGTGCCGCGCCGACGAGCCTGCGCTCGAGCGGACGCTGCGCTCGCTCGCGGTCGCCGCCGCGAAGCTCGCCGACGCGGGTCGCGAGGTGCGCTTCGTCGTCTGCGTCAACGGACCGAGCCGCGGTCCCGCGCTCGATGCGGCGCGCGCGTTCGCGGCGCAGGAGCCGCGCTGGCAGACGAGCGTGGTCGTCGACGGCCGCGCCGACAAGGCGCGCGCCTGGAACCTCGTCCGTCAGAGCTGCACGACGCCGCTCATCGCGTTCAGCGACGCCGACGTCGAGGTCGCGCCGGACGCGCTCGTGCGGCTCGTCGCTGCGCTCGAGGCCGAGCCCGAGGTGCAGATCGCGAGCGCGCGCCAGGTCGCGCGTCTCGACGGGCCGGGTGTCGGCGCGGTCGCGCGCGCCGCGGCGCTGCCCTACCGCTTCGACTTCCAGGTGGTCGGCGGGCGGCTCTACGTGATGCGCACGGCCGCCATCGAGCGCATGCCGGAGGGCTTGCTGCTCGAGGACGGCTGGCTCTCCGCGACCCTCGGCAACGAGAAGCTGCGCACCGTCGCCGACGCCGAGGTCTACTTCCATCCGGCCGGAACGCTGCCCGACTACTTCCGCGAGCGTCTGCGCACCGAGGCCGGCAAGATCCAAATTCGCGAGCAGCGCCGCAACGCCGGAATCCCGCAGCGGCCGATCGCGCGCTATCCCTGGCGCCGGCTCGCCGACGGCTTGCGCGTCACGGACGCGCCGCTCGTGGTGCTGAACCTCGCGGTCCGCCTGAGCGCTCGCGCCGTCGCGGAGCTGGCCGCGCGCCGCGGCCGGCGCATCGCCTGGGCGCCGATCGCGTCGAGCAAGGCGCCGCGCCCCGAGGTGCCCACGTCATGA
- a CDS encoding glycosyltransferase family 2 protein, which translates to MIERPDYTVIILTWNSRQHVRACLESLREAAPGYRGALTVIDNGSVDGTPDLVRELAPEARLVRNKMNRGVAAARNQGLALARSPVSIILDVDTVVMPGAFARLLAFLDSAPTVGVCGPRLVLPDGSTQPSCQLFPTVFDKIARQLPHSLGARWLRNVELADWDHTGVRDVDYVVGACQAIRMSALHSVGWLDERIFYGPEDVDLCLRMRLRGWRVTYVGDAVVRHECQRVTRRRLNALTLRHVLGLAHLYKTHGYLFSRAALYRRIEQAAAPPTTAALPGAGRCEPVS; encoded by the coding sequence ATGATCGAGCGTCCCGACTACACGGTCATCATCCTCACCTGGAACTCGCGCCAGCACGTGCGCGCGTGCCTCGAGTCGCTGCGCGAAGCGGCGCCGGGCTACCGCGGCGCGCTGACCGTGATCGACAACGGCTCGGTCGACGGCACGCCGGATCTGGTGCGCGAGCTCGCGCCCGAGGCGCGCCTGGTGCGCAACAAGATGAACCGCGGCGTCGCGGCGGCGCGCAATCAAGGGCTCGCGCTCGCACGCTCGCCGGTGTCGATCATCCTCGACGTCGACACGGTGGTGATGCCGGGCGCGTTCGCGCGTCTTCTCGCGTTCCTCGACTCCGCGCCGACGGTCGGCGTGTGCGGGCCGCGCCTCGTCCTGCCCGACGGCTCGACGCAGCCGAGCTGCCAGCTCTTCCCGACCGTATTCGACAAGATCGCGCGACAGCTGCCGCACTCGCTCGGCGCGCGCTGGCTGCGCAACGTCGAGCTCGCCGACTGGGACCACACCGGCGTGCGCGACGTCGACTACGTCGTCGGCGCCTGCCAGGCGATCCGGATGTCGGCGCTGCACAGCGTCGGCTGGCTCGACGAGCGGATCTTCTACGGACCGGAGGACGTCGACCTCTGCCTGCGCATGCGGCTGCGCGGCTGGCGCGTGACCTACGTCGGCGACGCCGTCGTGCGCCACGAGTGCCAGCGCGTCACGCGGCGTCGTCTGAACGCGCTGACGCTGCGCCACGTGCTCGGCCTCGCGCACCTCTACAAGACGCACGGCTACCTGTTCTCGCGCGCCGCGCTCTATCGCAGAATCGAGCAAGCGGCGGCTCCGCCGACGACGGCGGCGCTGCCCGGAGCCGGGAGATGCGAGCCGGTGAGCTGA
- a CDS encoding sugar transferase, with amino-acid sequence MRAGELTSHGPAPDLESGAEAVASARPRAPRGRLRGAWPQRTLVPVLVAFDLVAVLAAYALAFALRITLPFPLTTGLIEPEAAWQLHAALLLLVVTQAPLLYVFGLYDVRLLRDRVSPWLAPAAAVTLQLLLVSAWYFFRGEIAFPRSVLLLVGAINLVLLSSSRVVARRVLVHFCDPMRVALVGPPREVAELHQQIEPDAASHGVELVGAVRAGPVAPATSGDGVPRWLGATSDLGRIVREHAIEQLIVVPGSTGRDELLEAVLRATSGDDPPRVALVPTVYELRVGRLASLRIDDVPLIEVVRDPSREPAFRVKALLDYVLATILLTLSLPVWLIAAIAIRLSSPGPVLYRQRRVGRGGREFIVYKLRTMRDDAELTSGPVLASDGDERVTWPGRFLRATRIDEIPQLLNVLNGTMSLIGPRPERPEFAERLAEEIPGYRERWLVKPGLSGLAQVHGEYHTSPEYKLKYDLAYIHNYTLLLDLRIMAETVKTLFTRRGV; translated from the coding sequence ATGCGAGCCGGTGAGCTGACCTCACACGGTCCGGCGCCAGACCTCGAGTCCGGCGCCGAAGCCGTCGCGTCCGCGCGACCGCGGGCGCCGCGCGGGCGTCTGCGCGGCGCGTGGCCGCAGCGGACGCTCGTGCCGGTGCTGGTCGCCTTCGACCTGGTGGCGGTGCTCGCGGCCTACGCGCTCGCGTTCGCGCTGCGGATCACGCTGCCGTTTCCGCTCACCACCGGTCTGATCGAGCCCGAGGCGGCGTGGCAGCTGCACGCAGCCCTGCTGCTGCTCGTCGTGACGCAGGCGCCGCTGCTCTATGTCTTCGGCCTCTACGACGTGCGGCTGCTGCGCGACCGCGTGAGCCCGTGGCTGGCGCCCGCCGCGGCGGTGACGCTGCAGCTGCTGCTGGTCAGCGCCTGGTACTTCTTCCGCGGCGAGATCGCCTTCCCGCGCTCGGTGCTGCTGCTGGTCGGCGCGATCAACCTCGTGCTGCTGAGCAGCTCGCGCGTCGTCGCCCGGCGGGTCCTCGTGCACTTCTGCGATCCGATGCGCGTCGCGCTGGTCGGGCCGCCGCGCGAGGTCGCGGAGCTGCACCAGCAGATCGAGCCCGACGCGGCGAGCCACGGCGTCGAGCTCGTCGGCGCCGTGCGCGCGGGGCCGGTCGCGCCGGCGACGTCGGGCGACGGCGTGCCGCGTTGGCTCGGCGCGACGTCGGACCTCGGACGGATCGTGCGCGAGCACGCGATCGAGCAGCTGATCGTCGTTCCGGGCAGCACGGGGCGCGACGAGCTGCTCGAGGCGGTGCTGCGTGCGACGAGCGGCGACGATCCGCCGCGCGTCGCGCTCGTGCCGACGGTGTACGAGCTGCGCGTCGGACGGCTCGCTTCGCTGCGCATCGACGACGTGCCGCTGATCGAGGTGGTGCGCGATCCGAGCCGCGAGCCTGCGTTCCGCGTGAAGGCGCTGCTCGACTACGTGCTCGCGACCATCCTGCTCACGCTGTCGCTGCCGGTGTGGCTGATCGCGGCGATCGCGATCCGCCTGAGCTCGCCGGGGCCGGTGCTCTACCGCCAGCGGCGCGTCGGCCGCGGCGGGCGCGAGTTCATCGTCTACAAGCTGCGCACGATGCGCGACGACGCCGAGCTGACGAGCGGTCCGGTGCTGGCGAGCGACGGCGACGAGCGCGTCACGTGGCCGGGACGCTTCCTGCGCGCGACGCGCATCGACGAGATCCCGCAGCTGCTGAACGTGCTGAACGGCACGATGAGCCTGATCGGCCCGCGTCCCGAGCGTCCGGAGTTCGCCGAGCGTCTCGCCGAGGAGATCCCCGGCTACCGCGAGCGCTGGCTCGTCAAGCCGGGGCTTTCGGGGCTCGCGCAGGTGCACGGCGAGTACCACACGTCGCCCGAGTACAAGCTCAAGTACGACCTGGCGTACATCCACAACTACACGCTGCTCCTCGACCTGCGGATCATGGCCGAGACGGTGAAGACGCTGTTCACGCGTCGCGGGGTGTGA
- a CDS encoding uracil-DNA glycosylase translates to MVACERCPRLIAHCREVARVRVRRFRDQTYWGRPVPAFGDPQATVLVVGLAPAAHGANRTGRMFTGDDSGAWLYRALHEAGFATQPTSTHVGDGLALRGAYITASARCAPPDNKPTPAELAACRSYLVRELALLRRVKVILALGAIAWDSVLAALAETGLVLRPKPRFGHGAEVRLDARRVLVGSYHPSRQNTQTGKLTREMLASVMARVRELA, encoded by the coding sequence ATCGTCGCCTGCGAGCGCTGCCCGCGCCTGATCGCGCACTGCCGGGAGGTCGCGCGGGTGCGCGTGCGGCGCTTCCGCGACCAGACCTACTGGGGTCGTCCGGTGCCCGCGTTCGGCGACCCGCAGGCGACGGTGCTCGTCGTCGGCCTCGCGCCGGCGGCGCACGGCGCGAACCGCACCGGACGCATGTTCACCGGCGACGACAGCGGCGCGTGGCTCTACCGCGCGCTCCACGAGGCGGGCTTCGCGACGCAGCCGACCTCGACGCACGTGGGCGACGGGCTCGCGCTGCGCGGCGCGTACATCACGGCGTCGGCGCGCTGCGCGCCGCCGGACAACAAGCCGACCCCCGCGGAGCTCGCCGCATGCAGGAGCTACCTCGTGCGCGAGCTCGCGCTGCTCCGTCGCGTGAAGGTGATCCTCGCGCTCGGCGCGATCGCCTGGGACTCGGTGCTCGCCGCGCTCGCGGAAACCGGGCTGGTGCTGCGTCCGAAGCCGCGCTTCGGGCACGGCGCCGAGGTGCGCCTCGATGCGCGTCGCGTGCTCGTCGGCTCGTACCACCCGAGCCGGCAGAACACGCAGACCGGCAAGCTCACGCGCGAGATGCTGGCGAGCGTGATGGCGCGCGTTCGCGAGCTCGCCTGA
- a CDS encoding peptidoglycan-binding domain-containing protein produces the protein MERRSYLLACCAAATLLVVAACDIPTEEERAKAAEARAKESLVAIDAHALEQKVDPEVVKKVQEQLTVLNEYMGPVNGKLDQVTINAFEAFQRRNDLKPDGIFTPKTLRLLEEAAAAKRASGGGSAAQG, from the coding sequence ATGGAGCGTCGCTCGTACCTTCTCGCCTGCTGCGCAGCGGCGACCTTGCTCGTCGTCGCCGCGTGCGACATCCCGACCGAGGAGGAGCGCGCCAAGGCGGCCGAAGCGAGGGCCAAGGAGTCGCTGGTCGCGATCGACGCGCACGCGCTCGAGCAGAAGGTCGATCCCGAGGTCGTGAAGAAGGTTCAGGAGCAGCTCACCGTGCTCAACGAGTACATGGGTCCGGTGAACGGCAAGCTCGACCAGGTGACGATCAACGCGTTCGAGGCGTTCCAGCGGCGCAACGATCTGAAGCCCGACGGCATCTTCACGCCGAAGACGTTGCGTCTGCTCGAGGAGGCCGCGGCCGCGAAGCGTGCGAGCGGCGGCGGGAGCGCAGCACAGGGCTGA
- a CDS encoding matrixin family metalloprotease translates to MTSRGGRRTVLACLALVLAIVASVATVRDAAGYAFIYVSASNGVPRRWNLDALPDGRVPWHISSAVNSNVRGSRTPVEVIREAFAAWEALDTCAIRFAFQGARNNRERNAFDRVNLVTLGASESLGTGVLAAAFLSSDESGVLTDVDIVFSRSVPYTTSPTPEPDAYDLQSVAAHEIGHLLGLEHTGLARATMAPFSERGEAYQRTPHDDDRIGGSLLYPDAGFPSIAGSLAGRITLAGAPVFLAHVVAADLRGPIVASALSRPDGSYRIDGLPPGVYVVYAEPLDGPVLPSNVGGFRSAFDATPTVGYGTFFH, encoded by the coding sequence ATGACGTCGCGCGGCGGACGACGAACGGTGCTCGCGTGCCTCGCGCTCGTGCTCGCGATCGTCGCGAGCGTCGCGACGGTGCGCGACGCGGCGGGCTACGCGTTCATCTACGTCAGCGCCTCGAACGGCGTGCCGCGGCGCTGGAACCTCGACGCGCTGCCCGACGGACGCGTCCCGTGGCACATCTCGAGCGCGGTCAACTCCAACGTGCGCGGCAGCCGCACGCCGGTCGAGGTGATCCGCGAGGCGTTCGCGGCCTGGGAAGCGCTCGACACCTGCGCGATCCGCTTCGCGTTCCAGGGCGCGCGCAACAACCGCGAGCGCAACGCGTTCGACCGCGTGAACCTGGTGACGCTCGGCGCGTCGGAGTCGCTCGGCACCGGCGTGCTCGCGGCCGCGTTTCTCAGCAGCGACGAGTCGGGCGTGCTGACCGACGTCGACATCGTGTTCTCGCGCAGCGTGCCGTACACGACTTCGCCGACGCCCGAGCCCGACGCGTACGATCTGCAGTCGGTCGCGGCGCACGAGATCGGACACCTGCTCGGCCTCGAGCACACCGGGCTCGCGCGCGCGACCATGGCGCCGTTCAGCGAGCGCGGCGAGGCGTACCAGCGCACGCCGCACGACGACGACCGCATCGGCGGCTCGCTGCTCTATCCCGATGCCGGCTTTCCGTCGATCGCGGGCTCGCTCGCCGGACGCATCACGCTCGCGGGCGCGCCCGTCTTCCTCGCCCACGTCGTGGCGGCGGATCTGCGCGGGCCGATCGTCGCGAGCGCGCTCAGCCGTCCCGACGGTAGCTACCGGATCGACGGCCTTCCGCCCGGCGTCTACGTCGTGTACGCGGAGCCGCTCGATGGCCCGGTGCTGCCCTCGAACGTCGGCGGCTTTCGCTCCGCCTTCGACGCGACGCCGACGGTCGGTTATGGCACGTTCTTCCACTGA
- a CDS encoding FAD-dependent oxidoreductase produces the protein MTLPVDLLQRRPSSDRFDVVVVGAGIAGLVCAAVLARNGRRTLLVEAGKRAGGQMQTMSHQGYAVDVGPLVWDAAGLPEVFAAVGLGDVEIGTLHARDAVRVVIAREGGSTVEPHRVPVPGGPTSPSTLDAVRALYGVPPRVFANLGELYQELLQASPEQLESWRATALADWLAERAPEPVVAAAMRRSALLLGALAPERASPAILAQHARWLATPSAPGFMTAGDGPVAGTRGFVQALVDACLDAGVELRLGTRATGLGIVRNRFAKLQLRREEHAFADEVVAEHCVLALPRNALGAVLPPEPRRALDASFPQTPGFGAVGVAWALRGVPEMRGAGSPEEAPIVRLVSPAEASAGTFDAPVMLYWPSLRAPRVTPPGHALLIAQTALPEGATSDAFEVGRVVTLLRTYVREIFPALPELLDWERHWVHAYGAPDPFVLPTLPSAAPGVKNLWFAGAEVATPGVLTTGIAAAALSGKAAAERLL, from the coding sequence GTGACGCTGCCCGTCGACCTCCTGCAGCGCCGTCCGAGCTCCGACCGCTTCGACGTCGTCGTGGTCGGCGCCGGCATCGCGGGTCTCGTCTGCGCAGCCGTGCTCGCGCGCAACGGCAGGCGAACGCTGCTCGTCGAGGCCGGCAAGCGGGCGGGCGGTCAGATGCAGACGATGTCGCACCAGGGGTACGCGGTCGACGTCGGACCGCTGGTGTGGGACGCGGCCGGGCTGCCCGAGGTGTTCGCCGCCGTCGGTCTCGGCGACGTCGAGATCGGGACGCTGCACGCGCGCGACGCCGTTCGCGTCGTGATCGCGCGCGAGGGCGGCAGCACGGTCGAGCCGCATCGCGTTCCGGTGCCCGGTGGGCCGACGTCGCCGTCGACGCTCGATGCGGTGCGCGCGCTCTACGGCGTTCCGCCGCGCGTGTTCGCGAACCTCGGCGAGCTCTACCAGGAGCTGCTGCAGGCGAGCCCCGAGCAGCTCGAGAGCTGGCGCGCGACCGCGCTCGCCGACTGGCTCGCAGAGCGCGCGCCAGAGCCGGTGGTCGCGGCCGCGATGCGGCGCAGCGCGCTGCTGCTCGGCGCGCTCGCGCCGGAGCGCGCGTCGCCCGCGATCCTCGCGCAGCACGCGCGCTGGCTCGCGACGCCGAGCGCGCCCGGCTTCATGACCGCAGGCGACGGTCCGGTCGCCGGAACGCGCGGCTTCGTGCAGGCGCTGGTCGACGCGTGTCTCGACGCCGGCGTCGAGCTGCGACTCGGCACGCGCGCGACCGGGCTCGGCATCGTGCGCAATCGCTTCGCGAAGCTGCAGCTGCGTCGCGAGGAGCATGCGTTCGCGGACGAGGTGGTCGCCGAGCACTGCGTGCTCGCGCTGCCGCGCAACGCGCTCGGCGCCGTGCTGCCGCCCGAGCCCCGCCGCGCGCTCGACGCGTCCTTCCCGCAGACGCCCGGCTTCGGCGCGGTCGGTGTGGCGTGGGCGCTGCGCGGCGTTCCCGAGATGCGCGGCGCGGGCTCGCCCGAGGAGGCGCCGATCGTCCGCCTCGTGTCGCCCGCCGAGGCGAGCGCCGGGACGTTCGACGCGCCGGTCATGCTGTACTGGCCGAGCCTGCGCGCGCCGCGCGTCACCCCGCCGGGGCACGCGCTGCTGATCGCGCAGACCGCGCTCCCCGAAGGCGCGACCTCCGATGCCTTCGAGGTCGGCCGCGTGGTGACGCTGCTGCGGACCTACGTGCGCGAGATCTTCCCTGCGCTGCCCGAGCTGCTCGACTGGGAGCGCCACTGGGTGCACGCGTACGGCGCGCCCGATCCCTTCGTGTTGCCGACGCTGCCTTCGGCGGCGCCGGGCGTCAAGAATCTCTGGTTCGCGGGTGCCGAGGTCGCGACACCGGGCGTGCTGACGACGGGCATCGCGGCCGCCGCGCTGTCGGGCAAGGCCGCCGCGGAGCGGCTGCTGTAG
- a CDS encoding DnaA/Hda family protein, giving the protein MRVREDVAGAGDLGGSDQASSVGCTLRPEYTFACFVVGESNRDAHDVARRVASGESSSDALYLYGGVGVGKTHLATAIGHAVRERHGDGAVLSLTAERLAAWWRGESDERRTLELLLRSARLLIVDDVQLLTGDARSRDDLLREVESSRAGGRQVVMTCDVPPQETRELTLPLGDGAGTVHAAEIAPPDPALRRDILIDKAARLGSELAADVATFIAEVAPASVRALEGALHRVLGFAAALRVPLSVQVAARALDPWRRKPEPPTLDAVATAVADAFGIPRRRLRRASCRDRETVLARQVAIYVARRLSNRPLQEVAVDFGCRDHSVAAHACARVKSRLATDARLAACVREIERSLGAFAAAASARPARSRARA; this is encoded by the coding sequence ATGCGCGTTCGCGAGGACGTCGCCGGGGCGGGGGATCTCGGCGGCTCTGATCAAGCGTCATCCGTCGGCTGCACGCTGCGACCGGAGTACACTTTCGCGTGTTTCGTCGTCGGCGAGAGCAACCGCGATGCGCACGACGTTGCGCGCCGCGTGGCTTCGGGAGAGAGCAGCAGCGACGCGCTCTACCTGTACGGCGGCGTCGGCGTCGGCAAGACGCATCTCGCCACCGCGATCGGTCACGCGGTGCGCGAGCGTCACGGCGACGGCGCGGTGCTGTCGCTCACCGCGGAGCGTCTCGCGGCGTGGTGGCGCGGTGAGAGCGACGAGCGACGCACGCTCGAGCTTCTTCTGCGCAGCGCGCGTCTGCTGATCGTCGACGACGTTCAGCTTCTCACCGGCGACGCGCGCAGCCGCGACGACCTGCTGCGCGAGGTCGAGAGCTCGCGTGCGGGCGGTCGTCAGGTCGTGATGACGTGCGACGTTCCTCCGCAGGAGACGCGCGAGCTCACGCTGCCGCTCGGCGATGGCGCAGGGACGGTGCACGCCGCCGAGATCGCGCCGCCCGACCCGGCGCTGCGGCGCGACATCCTGATCGACAAGGCGGCGCGGCTCGGCAGCGAGCTCGCGGCGGACGTGGCGACGTTCATCGCCGAGGTCGCGCCGGCGAGCGTGCGCGCGCTCGAAGGGGCGCTGCACCGCGTGCTCGGCTTCGCGGCCGCGCTGCGCGTGCCGCTCTCGGTGCAGGTCGCGGCGCGCGCGCTCGATCCGTGGCGTCGCAAGCCGGAGCCGCCGACGCTCGACGCGGTCGCGACCGCGGTCGCCGACGCGTTCGGCATCCCGCGCCGTCGGCTGCGCCGCGCGTCGTGCCGCGACCGTGAGACGGTGCTCGCCCGCCAGGTGGCGATCTACGTCGCGCGGCGTCTCTCGAACCGGCCGCTCCAGGAGGTGGCGGTGGACTTCGGCTGCCGCGACCACAGCGTCGCGGCGCACGCCTGCGCCCGCGTCAAGAGTCGGCTCGCGACCGACGCGCGCCTCGCCGCCTGCGTGCGCGAGATCGAGCGTTCGCTCGGCGCATTCGCGGCGGCCGCCAGCGCCCGTCCGGCGAGGTCGCGGGCGCGCGCCTGA